The Centroberyx gerrardi isolate f3 chromosome 7, fCenGer3.hap1.cur.20231027, whole genome shotgun sequence genome contains a region encoding:
- the coa3b gene encoding cytochrome C oxidase assembly factor 3b — translation MAEKGAEGAAEPSLTAAEKQLLRRRQELDYWKRNAARLRSRNRLTGLAIGAFVVGMFSYTILSVRQERIMEEMDDEARIHIIRGPRTGANS, via the exons ATGGCGGAGAAAGGCGCAGAAGGAGCCGCTGAACCGAGCCTGACCGCGGCAGAGAAGCAGCTCCTCCGCCGGCGGCAGGAGCTCGACTACTGGAAGAGAAACGCGGCGCGGCTCCGCAGCAGGAACCGGCTGACCGGCCTGGCTATCGGAGCGTTTGTGGTCGGCATGT TCAGCTACACCATCCTGTCCGTCCGGCAGGAGAGGATCATGGAGGAGATGGACGACGAGGCGAGGATCCACATCATCAGAGGGCCTCGCACCGGCGCCAACTCCTAG
- the LOC144539536 gene encoding uncharacterized protein LOC144539536 → MWRKTHSLLLLLLLAAPLRVEATGLRAPNFTHHRGSDSWREAQAYCRRHYTDLVTIRDQQEDREVFTGQGWIGLHRDDPASEWKWSRGGETAGFTSWANSERDRYLISGQIRRDDQRVDSNRYTAKNKDNKKNGDEPVGGENCAYKLRGRWYGDDCGERHSFMCYDQKLVLVREEKTWEEALLHCRTLEDPGKPATARPNHRYDLASLLTPDDRRYARQKTQRASTDEVWTGLRFLAGRWFWVGGEEVLYQRLPGCPAQRHCGILGKIGTRPWGVTDCMERKNFLCYRKSP, encoded by the exons ATGTGGAGGAAAACCCACagtctgctcctcctgctgctcctcgcTGCCCCTCTGAGGGTGGAGGCGACAGGACTGAGGGCTCCAAACTTCACCCACCACAGAGGGTCCGACTCCTGGAGGGAGGCCCAGGCCTACTGCAGACGGCACTACACCGACCTGGTCACCATCAGAGACCAGCAGGAGGACCGGGAGGTCTTCACCGGCCAGGGCTGGATCGGTCTGCACCGGGACGATCCGGCTTCTGAGTGGAAATGgtccagaggaggagagacggccGGCTTCACCAGCTGGGCCAACAGTGAGCGGGACAGATATCTGATATCTGGACAGATTAGGAGAGACGATCAGAGAGTCGACTCC aatagatatacagctaaaaacaaggacaacaagaagAACGGAG ACGAGCCGGTCGGAGGAGAGAACTGTGCGTACAAGCTGAGGGGACGGTGGTACGGCGACGACTGCGGCGAGCGCCACTCTTTCATGTGTTACGACCAGAAGCTGGTTCTGGTGCGGGAGGAGAAGACGTGGGAGGAGGCCTTGCTGCACTGCAGGACTCTGGAGGACCCCGGGAAACCCGCCACCGCCCGCCCGAACCACCGCTACGACCTCGCCAGCCTGCTCACTCCGGACGACCGCCGCTACGCCCGACAGAAAACACAGCGGGCTTCCACTGACGAG gtgtgGACCGGCCTGCGTTTCCTGGCTGGCCGGTGGTTTTGGGTGGGCGGAGAGGAAGTGCTGTACCAGCGACTTCCTGGCTGCCCGGCTCAGCGGCACTGTGGCATTCTGGGTAAGATCGGCACCAGACCCTGGGGGGTGACGGACTGCATGGAGAGAAAGAACTTCCTGTGCTACAGAAAgtctccttaa